The genomic region GATATTTCTAGTTTTTGTTTAGTTGATAGTTTTGTTTTGCCTATGGTAGATTCACCACAATACTTGTCTTTTGTTTCGCGGAATTTAGTAGTTGTTACTGATCCGGTTACAAGCAATATTTTATTGTTAGATATTCCTTCTGGAAATTTATTGGTTTCTAAACGTTTAGGCTATTCTCCTTCTGATATTTTGTTTGACAGTAATCTAAATAAAATTTTTGTTTCTTCTCCCAAAGATCAAAGTGTCTATATTCTTTCAAAAAATTTGGATCTTTTAAATAAAATCAAAGTTGGCCAAAGCCCACGAGGAATGGCTATTTTAGGAAAAAATTTTTATGTAGCTGATCCGGCCACGGGTATGGTGGATGTTTTTAGGATAGACTCGTGGTCTCATGTAGGCCGTATTCTTAGTGGTAGAGGAGCCGTTAAAGTTTTTTCATATATAGACCGAATATATGTTAGCAACGAAAAAGAAGGGACAATTTCGGTGATTTTTAGAGATCAGATGGCAGCCTCAAAAAAGATTAGAGTAGGGAAGCAGCCTTTTGACATGATAGCCTCCTCTAAAAGGGGATGGTTATATGTGGCTCTTAGAGGTGAAAAGGCCATAGGAGTAATAGATCTTAATTCTTTAAAGTTAATTGGCAAAATTTCTCTAGGCTGTAAACCATTTGATCTAATTTTGTCTGAATAACATATAAAAACGGGTTATATATGAAACTAGATACGCGATATTTTTTTATATTTTTGCCTTTTTTGCTAATAATTTTTTTTGTGAATGATTTGTGGGCAAAGTCTTGTAAGGAATGTCATCCTGATAATAAAATTGTTTCTCCTGGTGCTAGCTTTTTTCATCAACCTTTTCTTAAACATGATTGTAATGTATGCCATGGAGGAGAAGAAGTTTCCTCTAATGAGAAGAGTTTATCGAAAGCAGTTAAATGGGATAATAAACATGTATTTAGAGGAGGAAAAGCATATATTTTGCTTCCTACGACTGTAAAATCATATGATATTGCTTTTGAAGCTCCGTCTTTAGATTTTCAGAAGATTCTTTCTTATTCAAATGCTAGTGCCTTACCTGAAGATATTGAGCCTGTAATAGAGAAAGTTTCGTTATGTAATTGGGAAAAATATCCTTGGACTGAGGCCGGAATTTGTGTTAAAACTAGCATCCCTTGTCGAGTAAGAATTGTTTGTAATGGTGTTTCCGGTTCTACTTCTGATGAAAATTATTATACATATCAAATAGTTCCATTAGCGCATGCCAAAATAAATGATTTTTACAGTTGTAAAATAGAAGCACAAACTTATGATGGACAAATTGCCGCTAAAAATTTTAAATTTAAAGCCGTAGAAGTTTCTAAAGCGAAAGATTCTTTTGCTAAAACGGTGGCTGTAAATATTTATCGTTCGCCTTTAGATGAGCCTATATTAGAAATTCAAGCGGACGGGCAACTTACGTGGCGGATTGGATTGCTTCCAAAATCAAATATAAAGATATCTAATAAGCCTAAGGATCATCCTTTAATAAAGTCAATCTCTTGGACTTCTACAAATGCTTGTTATAATTGTCATAGCAAAAATAAATTAGGAGTGATTCATCCTGTCGGTGTACCTCTAAATTATAAGATGGCTCAAAGGAATAAAGATTTACCTTTATTTAATGGTGTAATTTCTTGTGCAACATGTCATTATCCACATGCCTCTTCTAATTCTTACTTTTTACGAAAAACAGGTAAAAATTTGTGTTTGTCTTGTCACAATAAATAATAAGAGATTAATATGCATAGACGAAAGAAATTAAATCTTAAAATCAAGTGGGAACTGCAGAAATGGCTTTTAACAAGGATCTTGTTAGCTATTTTTGTGTCCGTATCTGTTGCTTTGTTAATTTTATATTTTTTTAGCCATAAAGAAATTGGAGAAAGTTTTTATAAAGCCCATTTTACAATAAAATATGTTAGTGATTTATTGTTGCCTATTATTCTATTATCAGGTGTTATCTGTTTGGCTATTGGTATATTTTTGGCTATTTTTCTGCCACAAAAGATTGCTGGACCTATTTATAGGGTAGAAGAAGATTTAAAATATATAAGAGTTAATAAGGACTTTACTAAAAAAATATCTTTACGTAAAGATGACCAGTTTAAATCTTTAGCTCAGGAAATTAATTTGCTTTTATCAGAAATAAAAAAAGATCTTTTAGCTATTGAAAAGAACCTTGAAAAAATAGAAAGAGATAATTCTTTTAATTCTAAATCCCAAAGTTTATCAGCTATAAAAAATATTATTAAACAATATAAATTGTGAATGGAATAGCCGCAATTAGAAACTGAAATTTGTTGCTAGTTTATGCCCGCATTAATAGTTATGACATTTAATACATATCTTCCCCCCAACTACATCTCCTATCAAAAGGTGATTATAAGCTGAACCATGAGGGTTATGGCAACTATTAATGGGGTCACTAAATAGGCGACAATTGAATCATTGCGAGCGAAGCGAAGCAATCCCTGAGACTGCTTCGACCTCTAACGAGGCCTCGCAGTGACAGCGAAGGTTACTTTGCTTTAGCGATTATGTCAGCGGCGATACTTTGTCGTGTAAAATATAATTAGTGGCAGGGGAAGCCCTGCCACTAATTAGCTTTCTTTACGTAGGCGTTCGGTAATGAGCTGGGCTACTTTCTCTCCTGAAAGAAGCATGCCCCCAAATATAGGCCCCATGCGATAGGCACCAAAAGTGGCGTTAGCAGCCATGCCAGTTACAAAAACACCAGGATATACCTCGCGAGTATAATCAACCGTGAGGCTTTCGGCCACTTCAGCCCACATAGATTTTTCCCCAATAACTTTTCCTGTTTCCGTCTTTAGAGCAGCACCTAGCTTTTTCTGCATTACCTGGAGCACAGCCGTTTCATGGCCGGTAGCCTCTACTACATATTGGGCTCTTACTGCCAAAGGATCTACGTGAAGGCCAGCAATTTCTGTGGCACTCCAGTTTAATACTAGGCCTACTACTCGGTTATCTCTTACCATAACGTCTTCAACCATGATAAGATTAAATATCTTAGCTCCAGCCTGAACACATTTAGCGGCTAGGATACAGGCCACTTCTACCGCGTCTGCGGTGTAGTATTCACCACCATTCCAGGGTTCGGTGCGTACTCCTATTTCTTTTAAAAGACGGGCACCTTCTTTTTGGACCACTATTTCGTTAAACATCATGCCGCCACCCCAGATACCACCTCCAATGCTCATGCGTCTTTCAAAAACCGCTACTTTAAAGCCTTCGCTGGCCAACTTGTAAGCGGCCATAAGCCCTGAAGGTCCAGCTCCTACTATAGCCACATCCATTTCTAAGTAGTTTGTTAATTTTTGGAAATAACGTTCGATGATTGCCCGGCTAATTTTGATTTCGTCTAGAGCCATTATGTCCTCCTAAATCATAGTTTTCTGCTAGAGAATTTTGCAAAATAATAAAAATTTTGAATCTATCAAGAAAACACTTCAACAATTTTTAAATTTAAATCTACAGCTGGAGCTGAATGGGTAAGCTTACCAATGGAAATTATATCTACCCCTGTTTCAGCAATTTGACGAACATTTTCTAGATTTATTCCGCCAGAGGCCTCAAGTAAGATATAGGGATTGAGGCTTTTAGCCAGAGCTACGGCCTCTTTCAATATTTTCACATCCATATTATCGAGAAGAAGGGCGTGAGCTCCTGCTTCTATGGCTTCTTTAAGTTCTTCCAGATTGCTAACTTCTATTTCAATTAAATACACATGGGGCAGATATTCTTTAGCCCGTTTTATTGCCTTTTTTACTGAACCGCAAGCCTTTATGTGATTGTCTTTTATTAAAACTCCGTCTGATAGGCCGAAGCGATGATTCCGTCCGCCACCACAAAGAACCGCATATTTTTCAAGAACTCTAAAGCCGGGAAGGGTCTTTCTTGTATCTACAATTTTTACTGGAAGTCCTTTTATTTTTTCTACAAATTTATAGGTATAAGTGGCCACGCCTGATAGGTGCTGTAAAAAATTGAGACAGACCCTTTCGCCTTTGAGTATGGATGTAATTTTTCCGCACACTTCGGCTACAACTTCGCCTCTTTTTATTTTTTCAGCGTCTCTTTTGAGAGGAATAAATGCTAGATCGGGGTCGATTTCTTTAAATACTATGCGGGCTATAGGGATTCCACAAATAATCAGGTCTTCTTTAGCTCTTATTAGGCCTTTTCCTTTTTCTTCAGGAGAAATGAGGGTGTCAGTGGTGACATCACCGTGTCCTAAGTCTTCCTCTAAAGCTTTTTTAACAAAATCTCTGTATAACAAAGGATGGGGTGGTATAGGAAACATTTTCCCTCCGTCAAATTTATGACAGAAAAAAATTGACATTATTCATCTTTCAAAGTTATTTTTGTTTGAAAAGTTATGCAAGCTTAAAGAGGGGTTTTTTATGAGGGAATCTATCTTAGTGGTTGAAGACAATCAGATAGAAGCAGATCTCTTAGCTGAATTTTTGCAACAAAAGGGTTTTGAAGTCGATGTGGCCTACAATGGAGCTGAAGGTATTAATCGTATAGGCGAAATTTTTTACGACGTGGTTATTACCGATCTAGCCATGCCCAAGATAGGAGGGCTTGAGGTTTTAGAATATATCGTTGAGCATTCTCCTGAAACCATTTGTATTATCCTTACTGGCCAAGGGAGTATCAAAAGTGCGGTAGAAGCCATTAAAAAAGGCGCCTATGAATATCTTACCAAACCTGTAGCGTTTGATGAGTTGAGTTTAACATTGGAAAAGGCCTTAGATACTAGACGTCTAAGACGCGAAAATGAATACTTGCGGCGCAAACTCTGGCAAGAAAGCGGCTACGGAGAAATCATTGGCAAAAGTAAGCCTATGCGTCAGGTCTTTTCCCTTATAGAAAAAGTAGCTGATACTGATGCCACGGTATTAGTGCTTGGAGAGTCAGGGACAGGTAAAGAACTGGTAGCCAGGGCTATTCATGCTGCTAGCAGTCGCCGAGAAGGTCCTTTTATACCGGTAAACTGTGGGGCTATTCCTGAAGAGCTTCTTGAATCAGAGCTCTTTGGCCACGAAAAGGGATCTTTTACCGGGGCGGTAAAGACCCGCATTGGCCGTTTTGAGTTAGCCCACGGGGGAACTATTTTTCTCGACGAAATCGCTGAGATGAGCCCAAAACTACAGGTAAAACTCTTGCGAGTACTTCAAGAAAGGTCTTTTGAAAGGGTAGGGGGCACCCGCTCTATAAAAGTAGATATAAGAGTGATTGCCGCTACCAATAAAGATTTACAAAAAGAAGTACGTGAAGGCCGTTTTAGAGAAGACCTGTATTATCGTTTAAATGTTATTCCTATTAAACTTCCTCCTTTGAGAGAAAGAAAAGAAGACATACCTCTTTTAATAGAACATTTTCTTAGCCGTTTTACTCAACGAAAAAGACGTAAAATTACAGGCCTTTCTAAAGAGGCTCTCGAATGCCTGATGAAATACCACTGGCCGGGAAATGTAAGAGAACTTGAAAATGTTATTGAAAGAATGGTTATCCTCGCCAACGGTGAACAACTTATTTTGGAAGATGTTCCAGAATACATTCTTGAACAATCGCAGTTTAATTATAAACCAGGTGTTCAAGATTTTGACATTCCAGATGAAGGGATCCATTTGCCGGAACTGGTATCTGAGTTTGAAAAAAAACTTATTATCAAGGCCCTTGAAAAAACAGGCTGGGTTAAAAACCGGGCGGCTAAACTACTCCATATCAATCGCACTACCCTTATCGAAAAAATGAAAAAGCAAAAAATTACCCGTCCTACCGCCCACTAGCGTCAAATTTTTGGCTAAAA from Thermodesulfatator indicus DSM 15286 harbors:
- a CDS encoding YncE family protein, giving the protein MFLRIFLILLFVLSFTVVPCHASRLNFFLNIVNPTSDNIVLKIKNISVSVNNETHVLRDFPQTISSRVNFGQTFLGWISFEKGIISQVTLVLDEVSINDKVLPIEKTKITLPVDYKISSKKSVCFFVLWDVKASLKSKKFIPIFSLNIQRVPQRGDNLYISSDDSSTIFVVRTDINRVVGSLYVPPEPKSLDIDRINDQLIVVSDKLRLLSIIDISSFCLVDSFVLPMVDSPQYLSFVSRNLVVVTDPVTSNILLLDIPSGNLLVSKRLGYSPSDILFDSNLNKIFVSSPKDQSVYILSKNLDLLNKIKVGQSPRGMAILGKNFYVADPATGMVDVFRIDSWSHVGRILSGRGAVKVFSYIDRIYVSNEKEGTISVIFRDQMAASKKIRVGKQPFDMIASSKRGWLYVALRGEKAIGVIDLNSLKLIGKISLGCKPFDLILSE
- a CDS encoding cytochrome c3 family protein, which translates into the protein MNDLWAKSCKECHPDNKIVSPGASFFHQPFLKHDCNVCHGGEEVSSNEKSLSKAVKWDNKHVFRGGKAYILLPTTVKSYDIAFEAPSLDFQKILSYSNASALPEDIEPVIEKVSLCNWEKYPWTEAGICVKTSIPCRVRIVCNGVSGSTSDENYYTYQIVPLAHAKINDFYSCKIEAQTYDGQIAAKNFKFKAVEVSKAKDSFAKTVAVNIYRSPLDEPILEIQADGQLTWRIGLLPKSNIKISNKPKDHPLIKSISWTSTNACYNCHSKNKLGVIHPVGVPLNYKMAQRNKDLPLFNGVISCATCHYPHASSNSYFLRKTGKNLCLSCHNK
- a CDS encoding methyl-accepting chemotaxis protein; the encoded protein is MHRRKKLNLKIKWELQKWLLTRILLAIFVSVSVALLILYFFSHKEIGESFYKAHFTIKYVSDLLLPIILLSGVICLAIGIFLAIFLPQKIAGPIYRVEEDLKYIRVNKDFTKKISLRKDDQFKSLAQEINLLLSEIKKDLLAIEKNLEKIERDNSFNSKSQSLSAIKNIIKQYKL
- a CDS encoding cytochrome c3 family protein; this translates as MNSCHNPHGSAYNHLLIGDVVGGKICIKCHNY
- a CDS encoding sulfide-dependent adenosine diphosphate thiazole synthase — encoded protein: MALDEIKISRAIIERYFQKLTNYLEMDVAIVGAGPSGLMAAYKLASEGFKVAVFERRMSIGGGIWGGGMMFNEIVVQKEGARLLKEIGVRTEPWNGGEYYTADAVEVACILAAKCVQAGAKIFNLIMVEDVMVRDNRVVGLVLNWSATEIAGLHVDPLAVRAQYVVEATGHETAVLQVMQKKLGAALKTETGKVIGEKSMWAEVAESLTVDYTREVYPGVFVTGMAANATFGAYRMGPIFGGMLLSGEKVAQLITERLRKES
- the nadC gene encoding carboxylating nicotinate-nucleotide diphosphorylase is translated as MFPIPPHPLLYRDFVKKALEEDLGHGDVTTDTLISPEEKGKGLIRAKEDLIICGIPIARIVFKEIDPDLAFIPLKRDAEKIKRGEVVAEVCGKITSILKGERVCLNFLQHLSGVATYTYKFVEKIKGLPVKIVDTRKTLPGFRVLEKYAVLCGGGRNHRFGLSDGVLIKDNHIKACGSVKKAIKRAKEYLPHVYLIEIEVSNLEELKEAIEAGAHALLLDNMDVKILKEAVALAKSLNPYILLEASGGINLENVRQIAETGVDIISIGKLTHSAPAVDLNLKIVEVFS
- a CDS encoding sigma-54-dependent transcriptional regulator yields the protein MRESILVVEDNQIEADLLAEFLQQKGFEVDVAYNGAEGINRIGEIFYDVVITDLAMPKIGGLEVLEYIVEHSPETICIILTGQGSIKSAVEAIKKGAYEYLTKPVAFDELSLTLEKALDTRRLRRENEYLRRKLWQESGYGEIIGKSKPMRQVFSLIEKVADTDATVLVLGESGTGKELVARAIHAASSRREGPFIPVNCGAIPEELLESELFGHEKGSFTGAVKTRIGRFELAHGGTIFLDEIAEMSPKLQVKLLRVLQERSFERVGGTRSIKVDIRVIAATNKDLQKEVREGRFREDLYYRLNVIPIKLPPLRERKEDIPLLIEHFLSRFTQRKRRKITGLSKEALECLMKYHWPGNVRELENVIERMVILANGEQLILEDVPEYILEQSQFNYKPGVQDFDIPDEGIHLPELVSEFEKKLIIKALEKTGWVKNRAAKLLHINRTTLIEKMKKQKITRPTAH